CCACGTGccagagcaggggcagcacTGAGTGTCAGTAGCACAACAAAGGTGCGTGCAGGATAGGTACATACGGTATAGATACGTACAAGACAGGCACACCCAGTACAGGTACCTACAGTATAAGCCAAGGGAGGTACATACAGGATAAGTGAGGACTGGAGATAACGCTCTGGAGGATCAAGTCTCAAGCCCAATACTCTTTGAAAAGACAGAACCTAGGGAACTATTGAAGGCACATAAGGAGGGTCTAACACACTCCCTATAGAAGGCCAAGAGAATGGCACGTGAAAAGAAGGCACTAGCAAAGCTGAGGTGGAAAATGGATGAAAACATATTGTGTACTTCTTTCTGTCTCTAAGAGCAAAAAGGTAAAGATGCCAGAATCAGCCCAATGCAGGAAAGCACATGAGTGGAGTCTGGCCAGCATGGCCTGGAATGATGCTGATAAAGCATCGAGATGTGACAAAGGCGACACACAAGACAATGGACACAAACGACAGAACACAGACACAGACTACATAAGAGACACAAGTTATGCAGCAAGACCTGGAAGGAACTGGAGCAGCCATCAACTGGAACATctcagagccagagctggaaCAAAGAACATGCCATGGTCAGAGCTGGAGGTTCAGCAAGCTGGACTGGGAAACACCTGCAAGTGAAACaagcagaaggaacagaaatcaCCTGGGCCCTCAAATATCCTGAGCACTAAGTGACTGGggggccaggagcaggagaacCAGGAACAGCTCTTGTGAAGAGGGTTAACTGCATATATCCTCCGATTAAACTCTCCATCATGAATCGCATTTTCTTAAGGAAATTGGCTCTGCTaagataacaaaaataaattcaggtGACCTGGGGCAAACCCCTCAACAGACATGTGTTTTCATTCCTGTAACCTAAATGAGAATCTTTTCAGGGGAATCTAAAACATCTCTGGATCTGACTTGCTTAGCAAAGAAATTGCAGTCAGTATCCTAATGACCTTAGGAAACAAAgcttcatttaaatttaaaagtatcAGCTACAATTAAAGCCCTGCTTCATTTTGCTAGATTCTGTTTAAATCATTGCCAGGCAAATCATAACAGAGGCCACTGACCTTATGTTTCTAACAAGCAATTAACTCTAGCAAGCTTCCAAAAAATTTAGTCCTCTAGTacattaggggaaaaaaaccccaacaaaccaaatcaaaacaaaacaaaacaaaacacacctcCAATAGGTGAGTCTGAGCAGGTTCATTCCAGAGCACCATCTTCCGTTATTATTAATTCCACTGAAATAATTACAACCACCTTCTACCCAACCCTCATCCCCCAAAACCAAGAACtttgatgggatttttaaagcagGTTCCTCTTCCTTCACACATCAGCTTTTAggtcaaaaattaaaaaaaaaaatcaggggtTCCAGGTTAACAACAGCAAAACCTGATGTTTAGGACAACAGCTGTTGTTCCAGGACCTGACAGAAATGCCCTCCCCCCAAGCTTTACTGTCTTGTGGTTCAACTCCTTCTCCCTCTCGGGCAGTCTCACACTTGTGAGCTCCACAAGGCCCTGCCCCTGATGAGCTCCAAGGAGGCACCTGAAGGCCTCAGGGACATGTGGAGGGTCAGAGATTTTACAGATCCTGTCCTCAGCTCAGCCTTTCAGCAGGGAGagtctgcagggagagggaagacaGCCTACATCCAGAAGGGCAGAAGCTTTTCTAAGAGAAACGGTGCCTACCAATGGGGAAGAAAGGGGAAATTCATGCCAAGTTTTTGGAGAAAACTTTGAAACTCACAGTAGCAAAGTTAAATAGTGTTGTTGggtaacaaaaagaaagaaataaaaaccccGAAGCCAAATGCAACAGAAAACCCGAACCACTTGTTGAGATGATTCTTGCTTTGTACCACAATTGCTTGCTTTGAGTGGAAAACACTCACTAGGAGGAACACTCCTACTGTATGAGAAACACTGACAGCGAGtcaaatgcacagaaaaacaaacacaaccaaAAGCAGCATTAACACAAAAAGCCCTGATGAAATACTTGCTCAAATATATACCAAGCCTCGCTGAAAGGAGCGTCACCGTCACCGTCagcctggtttggttttctccCTTTGAACTGGTAAAACAACTGACCGTCAACACCTCATGCAAGAGCATTTATCTTATGCtacaaaaaaagccttttctgacACACCCTATTTAGCAGGCAAGTCAGGAGAgaaatgctttgctttcagagaCAAAAAGCCGCCGACCTCTGCGGGGCTTGCTGCGGAGACCGTGCGGGTTTGTTTATGCTGTTTGAATGACTCGGTTCGGCTGAACCCGGCTCGGTTCGGCTGCTGCGCTGGGCGGAGCCGGGCAGGGTTCGTGTAACCTCGGCAACCTTCGGAACTTGGGCTAAACTCGGCTTTTGTCGGCTCTACTCGTCTACCGTGGACTTCGGCTAAACTCGGCTTTCTTCGGCTCCTCTCGCTACACTGGCACTTCGGATTTTATCGGCTACAGTCGGCTGCGTTCGGGTTGCCTGGCTACGCCCCCCAGGGCCCGGCTCGGCTCCCGGAGggcggcgcgggccgggccgagGCGCCGCGCGGGGGAAGGCGGAGCCGCCTCGCCTTAAACGCGCAGAGCTCGGTGTGTTCCTGCCGCCGAGTCCCGCGGGCGGCCCGGCCATCGCACGGGCACGGACGGgagcgcggggccgggcaggaGCTCGCTGGGCAGGGCCTGCACCCGCGCTAATTAACGGCCACCGACAGCACCGCTGGGCTcggccgggctgggctgcggGGTGGCTGCAGTACCGCGCTGTGTCCACACGGCGGCGACACTGCCACACAGCTCAGCCCGGGCTTGCGGGGCAGAGGAGGCAAAAAGCAACGAATTTAATAATCCCttccaaaaatcctcccaaatgAATGCCCCAAAAGACGGCCGACCAAAACTAAAAACATCTCTGCCTCtaaccaaataaaaccaaaaataacccttgaaatataatatatatatatatatatatatttgttcttatttaatttatattcatAATCTATACATATTTATAGATTAGTTCTATTCTAACATATATACAATATTATTTCTAGTATTTATTATACAGAAAATCTTTCTATTACTAATATTGAATTCTATTTTACGTATATCTATATCTTTATGTATTACATATTCGtatcttcatatttttaaatattatttatttaaaaactctGCCCCTCAccaagtagaaagaaaaaaacccctttatttcaaacaatatttaaatatatttttctctttatatttttcatatttatatctgtaatttatatatctatctatTATGGATAGAAGAATATATCCTATTAGTTATATCCTGCATATAtatgtacttttattttatatttatatatgcatatatatttatattactAATTTTACAAGtctgtatatatttattgtaTCTTTATATTTTTGATTACATTACTTATAAAAAACCCTGCCTCTAACCAAATAACaccaataaaacatttaaactgTATCTTCATATTTCTATTCTCATTCTTATATGTATTCCTTATATATTATGCTATTTGCATTATTATACAGTATATATTTCATAGAAATTTGTTACTTGTATTTGTTAATATGTTATATTCTACaaatatattgatatttttatattttcattttcctattaTTTATAGCTCATATTTATACTAGCTATATAACACCCCACCAATGAAATAAAAGCgaataaaatattcctgtaaaGCACTATTTAAGTGCTTTTATATTGATATTTTCCGTGTATTCTACACCCACCCCTTCCTGTGCAGGCTCTGGCACCCTCGGGTCCCTCTGCGGGAGGGCTCCCAGCGCCACCCACCCCCCACTGCCActcacctgctcctgcctgggactCATCAGTTAACATCCGTCTCCGTAAAGCCCCTGACAAAACATGAGGTGAAAGCCGAATGGTTGATGTGCTCCAGCTTTGGTCCTGCTCAACCCTAATCCCAGCCTGTACTGCCAGGGAGCGCCCTCATCTCCAAACCTTTTCTCAGGGAAATTTCACCTCTGtctgttcccttcccctcccagtaTCTCTGTGTGATTGGAATGCACACGATGAGAGGCTTCTCTGTCATCTCTTTGGAAATCCTACAGTGACTTGAAGACTGAGCAAAAGGACTATGAGAAAACTCGGAACCTTTATTGCCAATGACATCAAACTGCTTGCTCTGGAGAAGAGAGAACAGCCTGTTTTCACACATCCAAATTCTTTACAGTTGCTTTGAGCCTCACCTgtttcctggcactgggagaagTGACAAGTGTTGAGCACAGCACAATGATTAGAACGGTCTCATTTTCAGAAGACACAACTGAACGACAACAGGCAGCAACACTGCTACTTTGAGCCGATTTGGGCACGTTTCCCTTTCTGCAATCTGAGCTTTCTTCTGTGTCACACGTGAAATTCTGAGTTCCTTAGTACTCTGGCCCAGTTCTTCCCTATCCTCTCAGCACTGCTCtaaaatgatgaaaattatACAGTTTATCATCCAAATGAATTGTGTTTCACATAGAAGGCAAATGCTTTCATTCCAGTTATGctgggggagcgggggggggaCACCCATAAAGGATATGATCTTCCATCACTGAGTGTAATTTGCactatgaattaaaaatataacacCACGTGAAAAGACAGCACTAACACTGTGGGAAAAACCAGAATCATCATGCAGTCGTAAAAACTagagcagcagcctctgttACATGTTACTGTTGCTCATCATTTTTTCCAGGTGTGGGACAACTGGCTACCTACTTTCTCTTCAGAGCTTTCCAATGTCCACGCCAACTGCCAGGGTCCAGCTGAGAATTGCTGGCAGTCTGAACCAAGCTCGTTGCTAACTGGTGCGCAGCTCTCTGCTTCATCATCTCCGGAGCGCTCTTCCGCCTGTGCTGCTcttaaaaatacacatgcaTTAAAATACGAACTAAATCACGTTCTATTATAAAAATACTAGCGTTAGCTATTTCCCAGCCTGGTTTTGATCTCAGCATTCTTGGTTTGCATACCAACATTACATCCAGCGTTCCCTTACCCTAAGGGCCATTTCGCGCTGTCAGCCAACAGTGTGACCTTCAGCGTCACCTTTCAGAAGCGGTTTCAGAAATACAGTCTAATGAAATCTGTTTGCACTAAAACATAGGCAGTGCTCATCCTGTATCCttccagaaactgaaaatacatttgaatTGCATAAAAACTGTGTATTCAGCATCATAATTTTCTACCGCACACCAAAATTTGTTTTGCAACCTGATTTGTGATTTCCTTCGCATCCAAAACGATGCATGGTGGTAGGGAGGCTAATTCTGCAGCTTTTAGTCCTAAACATATAAAACACAAATCAGGATTTtcttaatgtaatttttatctCTGCCTTTCATTTTATGTCTTCCAATATTAACTTAGCCTGCTCTTCTAAGGGGtaaagatttaattttcattaaaataattttggtatattttcctctttgcatggttttttgtttgtttggaggttttttgttttcattttggttttttgtttggtttggatttttttttgttaataaacaGTAAGCTTCAGAGagttacaaaataaaacatttacttGGTTTTAATTCTCTCTCCGGAATACACCTCAACATCAAGTTGCTGCTGGCAATACTGTAAATGGGTAGAATGAGACACATTAGGGggctaagaggaaaaaaatggttacATAATGTTATTTCTGGAAGCTAAATCATTCAActtggtaaatatttttaaccaggaaaaaaaatgtgctacGGAAGAGGATTAATGTTGTACACTCTTACTCACCAATCTGTGCCATCATTTGGCAGAGAGCAATCTGTTTCAGGCATGTCGATTTTCCACTCACCTTTGGTCCTGTAACAATGACAAGACCGTTGACCTCTGTCAGGGATGTGTTGCTAGCCACAGGTTTTGCCAGAGCTGTCTTTTCAAGAATGGGATGCCAGCCCTGCTTGATCGCTAAAGTATCGGTAAATTCTggacaaatgagaaaaaaagatgccAAACACTGAGGAGTTAGTGTGGGAACCTTCACATAATTAAACTGCCATGTCTGGAAATAAAGTAAATtcttccagagcagagctcttggGAAGAATTACCGGCCACTTTCAGGTACAGGTTATGGATACCATGCAAGCCTTCCTGATTGATGACTGCAAAAAGAAACCCTTAACTGAACCTTTATTTCTAAATTCCGTGGCTTTGTTGCCTAGTAAGTTGGGCTGGACTCCAGTAACAAAAACGCAAAGAGCTGGAGCATTTTTATAAAGTACAAGGGCCGTGGACTCCTGTTACTTTTACATGTGCACCCAGGATTTGCGTGGTAAACAAGACAGTAGCattccttctgtttctgttgTATGTTACCATACTGATTCTTTGGGAATGTACCATGCCTACAAAGATCCACTGGATGCTGGAACTATCTCTGTGGATTTCTGTCAGAACACAGCTCTTTTCTGAACTGATGACATGTGGCTCCTCTTCACGTACCAGCATTAATGGAACAGAAAAAAGCGCAAACAGAGAATGGCCACACCCTTTGTGCATTTGAATAGCGTACGTTTAAACTGTCTGTTTTGAGGAGAGTGCCTGGGAAGGCTTACAGCAGCTAACcagcagaatttaatttccatgaatggcagcagaaagcacagcagcagacaAGTGGCAAAGGCAGACCAGAGACACTCACCTACAGACTATggagacacagaaaaagaaatggaaccGGACAAAACAGCTTGGTTATTCTCCATCAGAAGGGTCTTTCTCTGGCCCCTAAGAGAAtcaaagaagaaacaaactTACCACAATCAGAAAGGGCGCAGGCGTGGGCAAATGAAAGCAGCAGATCCAGCACAGACACAACGTCAGACAGCTTGCACAGGCAACGCACGCGTTCACAGATCTCATTCTGTAGCTGACACGCCATTCTGAAAGAAGTCACTGCTTGAGCTTGTTGCACAGCACATCTGTCACTTCACACCACTTACCGAAATACAGGAACTCTCATGTTCATAGTGCATACAGTGGGATAAAAGGTCTCTCATAAAACCCAATCACGTCTACCAGATACAAGCAAATTTATACATTTCTTGGAAGTCATTTCTTGGCTGACAGAATCAAcgcccacagcagccccggcAAGAAAAacatgggattttggggaaacgAGGAATGGAgctgtcctgtcccagctctgcctcttctgccagcagcaggggagaTGCAGCTCTCCGTCAGGAGATCACTTCAGTTCAACCTCCCAGAATCATCTGGCAACGCTTACTATGAACCCCAAGGTCCCAGTGCACCATCTATGTGCTATCCCAGGAAGTTCAGTTGGTCTTTGTGGGAAAAAACCTCTTGTGGGCCCAAGACTCTGATCTTGGTTACCTGAACCGTCCAGCTGTAGGATCAGTGTTCTAAACAAACATTGGATCCTTAAAGGCAGAGTCTGTCACCCTCTGTAAAACCCAAGGGGAGAGCAAGGCTCCAAAGGCAGCCTCTgatgctgcctccagcccctgctgctgcaaacaTTGCCCAGGACTTGGTACAGATGGGATCGAGCCTCTGCACAGTGGGACAGAGGGTGGTAAACCCAAGAGATtgatggaaataaaacaaatgatTGATTCGAATGGACGCTGATGAGGCTGAAAGCCCCACCCCAGAACtgttccctgctcagctcaggagctggaactgctgGTGCAGGGCACAAGGTCTGAAGGAACACTGCAGCTGTGACATGAAAGCCAGGCttaaaaaatgagcaaataaaaaccaaagcaaagcagagaaagggaTTTTTCCATGAGTACGGTAGGCTAAACATCAAAACTCCCTGCCTTTCTCTATCTGtgatattttgtaaaatatgaaGTGAGGTTTATTTTGGGAAACAAACCAGCTGTGCAGATGTAGGCACAAAGCTTTGCATGACATTCTTCCTAAAGCCTCTAATTTCAAGGTGAGGCAAAGCCAGGATAGAGTGAGACAAGAGGGGTGAAGCAAGTGGTGCTTAACTTATTACAGAGAACAGTGGCTATGGTTGATATGTCACTCTTGAGGGTGTGACAGACCTGGAGATGGCAGATGTTCCAGGTGGCTGAGGTTGTCCTGCTCCATTTGCTGCCAAGCTGTTTGCAGCATTTGCCCCAGCAGTGCTTATTGCAAAATGGCAAAGGTGGTATCTTCATGGGATGAAAAAACAAAGCTACCATTTGTAAATATACCAGGGAATAGatcaaaaaatatttactagAAAAATCTGAGTAAGGCTATCTCTGAGGATCAAGGGGGGATCTGTCTGCAAATCAACAAGTAACTGTCAGTGGAAGAAAAAGTTGTTTTATCTCAGTGTCAGTCTCCAAGACCAAGAACACTATTCACCATCCAGCTGACCCTCACATGAGGAGACAACTCATCAGTGTTTATTCTGCCTcagatatatatatgtgtaagagtttgattttaaaagccaggaaaaaacaCTAAGCAGACACTGGGCTTGGGGTGGTTGTTTTGTGGTGATGATTTGTTGAGGttttatgtaatatttttaCCTTCCTGTGTAGTTTTTTTACATGCAGGTCTTTGCATCtgtgtattttcctttgtttctaaTTAAAGGAATGTCAGCTATATTAATCTTTTATGTTACCTGAATGATAGCTTGACAAGTAACAAATAGTTCTAACATTCTGGTGTTTTGTTATTTGTATGACTTGTGGTGGTTATATGTATTGGGTTTGTGTGGCAAAGTTTtggaaggggagggagagcagggagttTTCTctggagaagctgccagaagcttttGACTGTCCAGGATGGACCAAACACTGGCCAAGGCCAAGCCCATCAGTGACATTGGTATTGCCTCTGGGATAATGTATTTAAGAAAGGCAAGATAGTACTGGACAACAGCAATTGTGgctggagagaggagtgagaacaTGAGAACAACTTTGCAGACACCCAGGGTAgcatttttttgcctgtttagCTAGGACCTCTCTTTGCCATGTACTTAGcacctggaaatcactggggaaggggaggttggtttgttcctgttttctttgttcattttgGCTGATGCTACATGGTGTTGGATGATTATTCATCCAAAAGTTCTAGTTAAATACTGCAGGAAGATCATCATGTTCAGATTAGGAGCAGCAAACTCTGAACCCTAAATATAAAAGCTCTGTGTTCCTGCTGAACTTCCTATAGCTAAAGAGCCTATATGGCCAAATTTTGTACAAAAGCCTTGCTCAGACTGAGGCATTGGAATTGGTTCTCTGTTGGAGTCTATGTTGCTTTAGTCCTTTTGTAGAGTTCTCAGTCTCCCTAATTTAGCATCTGTCCAGTATATCCCAGGAATATCTCTCACACACTCTGTGTGCAGGCATATCTGCTTTGGGTTTCTCTTGGATTCTGAGGACTCCAGCAGTGGGATTTAAATTTGCTTCAAGAGGCAGAATCACCATTAAATACATTCAAAGAAAATAGAGAACTAGAAAACATTCAAAATTCTGGgcaaatatttgtatttgagCAAATGGAAATATTCATATGTTAATGAAATTTCCACTTTGCAACTAAGACGTTTCCATATATGAAGCTTTTCTTGTGATGTCAGCTGTACAGAGAAGacagttgctttaaaataccAACTTCATGGTAAATTAATGACAAATGACATCACATTTtactgtgattaaaaaaaaaccccagcaagtCTGCTTTTAAGTGCAGTGCAGTAATGCTAATTTATAGCTTATTTTCCCAGGACATTGTGACCCcttttttctaaaaaacttTTTTCAGGCATATGCCTACATCAGTGGAAAACAGTAATTCTATAGAGAAGTACCAGAATTAGGTAGTAGACCAGctaaaaactgaataaaaactACCTCAAGCTCTCCAGCTACAGGCAGTATTTAGGGAACATTCCTGAGTTTAAGAAGCTCTTTGCCACCGTACTTTTTCTTATTAATAGCCAGCTCTGAACTGGAGAATCAAccatgaatatttaaatttgcTGATAATCTAGAAATAAAACTCCAGACTTGATAACACTCAAGCAGGCATAGAGAGATACTTAAACTTTTTAATACAGGAATCTCTTGGCTTCAATAGGAATTTCACCTGAATAGAAGTCTTAGGATCTGGTGCAACTGAATTAGGTGACATGAATAATAAATGGCTCTAGTGAAATAAAAGAGCATCTAGAGTGGGGTTTTTGTGTGGAACAATCTGTGTAAGGAAACTGCTAATGATGAATATGCCATTTCTAAACTCTTTAATCAAACTAGCTAATGTAGCAGTAAGATCCTGTTCAAACTGAATAGGGAACTCAGTCTCTTAAGAAAATGTGTACAACCCTGAGAATTTTACTGTGTGGAGCTACGTTTCTGCTGAAGTTCAAAACAGCAAATGCTAACATATTTCTTGAGTGATCTCATTGTGGTTAATCAAAGTAGTGAGCGAAAATGTGCATCATTCATCAAAACCACCGTAAGAAACCAATTTCTTTTTGAGAATACTCTGACAAGTGAAGGGACAGGAAAAAACCACATGAGAAAAACATGCTGATATTGTGCCACTTATTGTGTGTTTAATTCTGacaaaaaatcagttttcctacattttttcttttttaatgtaagattttttcccctgaaaaaatGACAGTACAAGAATGCTTTAAGCAAAGGAAGTAAATTTAACCAGCAATTTGGCACTGAGTGCAGGAGGTCACTGGGATCCCGTGCCCTGTCCACAGACTCTCCCAGCTCTTTGTGAGTGGCTGACACTCAGCTCAGCCctctgtggctgtgcagctcACCTGGACCAGCTGGACCCTGATGCCCAAAGCCATGCCAAGCATCCTCTCAGGACAGGCTGACCCACTTGGAGTGGCAGAATCCTGTGGGAATTCGGCTCTCTGGGTGTCCTCTCTGCTTTTAGCTGTTCCCAGTGTCCTTGTCCAACAGACCCTGGCTCTGACAAGCACCACCAGCTTATCTGGATGCTGAAGGGTGTCCAGTAGGGGAGGCACAGTGGTGTGAGGGACAGTGATCTTCCGTTTGGGATTGCTGAGGACAACTTGGACCAGAACAATATCCATGAGACTGTGGCTTTGGATGGGATTCATCCCAATATGTCCCAGCAGGAAGCCCCTAAATCATCTACCCAAGCTCCTGAAAGAAAAGACGTCCATGCTGGCTCAGCTGTATCCAACTGGAAAGGAAGGGCTTGGACTTTCCAGGAAACTCCAGCCCTGTTAATCTCATCTTGATAGCAGGAAAAATGGTGGAGAAGGTCATACTTGGCTCTACTGGGAAGTGATGGAAGGACGGTGCTagcagcagccatgggcagcATGAGATAAAAGAGGGAAATTCCTGTTTATCCTGCTGATAAGAGGCCACTCATATGGATAATGGGAAGGCAATGCAGGTACTGTTTCAGATTTTAAGAGGAGTTTTCATCCTATCCCTCACAGAATACTTCTGGGGCAGGTGTCCAGGTGTGAgatgagcagggagaggatgtGCTGGATGAACTGGCTGATGTACTGGTTctcaatgggatgggatccattttcttcccagtaaGTAGCATATATTTGTGCTTACTAGATGGGTTTGGATTCAGGATGGGAATGTGCTGGATAGCACACAGATGGTTTGGATGGTGCTGAGCAGGGGTTACCTTCCTCTGGGTTCTGGAGGGTTCCATGTGATAATCCATGTTTTTcactgggaagggagggatgagTGTTGAAGACAGAGACAAAAAATTCATTGAATACCTGTGCCATGCCTCAGTCCCTGTTTCTAAGGTGAGCATCCACATCCTGGAAGAGGACAATGTTATTCCtgcaatgtttttatttttaagtgatgTATTTTAGGACACTCTTTCTATTGTGCCCCGCAATTATGGCCACCTTCATCTCCGCGTGAGCTTTCTCCACACCAGCTTTCCCCCCACAGTGGCAAGTGGCAAGAAGCATCTGTGTGTTCTTCTCCTGACCTGGATTCCACAGGGCACACAGCTTCCTTTTCCATGCTCTTTTCCAGAGAAGTCGCCTGTTTAGGCATGGCAGCCTTGTGCCTCGCCTGCTTGGCTTTCGACGTGTGGGAAAGGCCGGCTCGTGTGCCCTCAGGAGGTGATGTTTCaaaagagagcagcactgatggagcCCAGCACCATCCAACACATTTTCCCTGAGGACCTTGCAGACTGAAGCCTTCTCTCCTCAGGGCCCGAGGTGAGGTTTTGCTGGCCCTTTTACTCTTGTCAGAGGTGTGAACCTCAAAGGATTTGTTGTCGCTGTGGCCGGGATGGCCGCCAATCCCCACCTGGCTCAGGGCACGTGGGGCTCAGGCAGCGGCCTGCCTCTGgtgggggctgagctggtgagtcctgggctgggggggagcTCCCCCCTTACTGTGAGGAGGCTCCCTGGGGAGGAAGAAGGGTCTGCCATGAGCCACGAGGCCCCTGGCTGGGGACGGTAGTGGGAGACCTGTCTGTCGCAGATGCTGtctgtgaggagctgtgggaagtTGTGGGTGTTGGACTGAGGGAGTTCCCCCATCTCATCAAGTAGAGCAcccctggcacacagcaggaTCCGAGTTTCAGGTTACCATGAACAGCCCCTCCCTCAGTagtgctcccagccccccagCAAAGGCTGGTTATCATCATGGGTCAAGGACTCTTCCCTCAGGAATAGGGCTGGACAGCTTAAAAAGGGGCATCAGCACCCCAGGGGAAAGCCAGTTCATGGCAGAATGAGTGGGATGAATGTGAGAGGGCCACCTCTATCCCTCCTGTCCTGCACCAGGGAGCAGGAACCTTCCTGGGACAGATCCAGGAGGATATTCAGGACCATCCTTGCCTGAGATGGGGAGGATCCAGGAGGGCAAGGAGGCTAGGAAGGATCAGTGCCCAGCTCTTTGTCCTAGGACACCCTGTGCTGTTCTCCCCAGTGC
This genomic interval from Catharus ustulatus isolate bCatUst1 chromosome 4, bCatUst1.pri.v2, whole genome shotgun sequence contains the following:
- the LOC116995647 gene encoding mutS protein homolog 4-like; amino-acid sequence: MACQLQNEICERVRCLCKLSDVVSVLDLLLSFAHACALSDCEFTDTLAIKQGWHPILEKTALAKPVASNTSLTEVNGLVIVTGPKHRRKSAPEMMKQRAAHQLATSLVQTASNSQLDPGSWRGHWKALKRK